The following proteins are co-located in the Delphinus delphis chromosome 5, mDelDel1.2, whole genome shotgun sequence genome:
- the LOC132426147 gene encoding succinate dehydrogenase cytochrome b560 subunit, mitochondrial-like isoform X1 produces MAVLLLRHIGCHCLCAHLGPQLCIRNAVPLETTAREEMERFWNNNSGSEHPLSPHIAIGSWSLPMVMSICHRDTGIALSAGVGIRKGPDSSPAIPVRSACLGSYCVVLCRAGSPVKSRSSQHHLPTNYYTDLSSCLSLLSSARAKFS; encoded by the exons ATGGCTGTGCTCTTGTTGAGACATATTGGCTGTCATTGCCTCTGTGCCCACCTTGGTCCTCAGCTCTGTATCAGAAATGCTGTTCCTTTGGAAACCACAGCCAGAGAAGAGATGGAGAGGTTCTGGAATAACAACAGTGGTTCAGAGCACCCTTTGTCTCCCCATATCGCTATCGGTAGCTGGTCTCTTCCCATGGTGATGTCCATTTGCCACCGTGACACTGGTATTGCCTTGAGTGCAGGGGT TGGGATCAGGAAAGGGCCTGACAGTTCCCCAGCTATACCAGTCAGGAGTGCTTGTCTTGGTTCTTACTGTGTTGTCCTCTGTAGGGCTGGCAGCCCTGTGAAGAGCCGAAGTTCCCAGCATCATCTTCCTACAAATTATTACACTGACCTGTCTTCCTGCTTGTCACTCCTGTCTTCAGCCAGGGCAAAGTTCTCCTGA
- the LOC132426147 gene encoding succinate dehydrogenase cytochrome b560 subunit, mitochondrial-like isoform X2 gives MAVLLLRHIGCHCLCAHLGPQLCIRNWSLPMVMSICHRDTGIALSAGVGIRKGPDSSPAIPVRSACLGSYCVVLCRAGSPVKSRSSQHHLPTNYYTDLSSCLSLLSSARAKFS, from the exons ATGGCTGTGCTCTTGTTGAGACATATTGGCTGTCATTGCCTCTGTGCCCACCTTGGTCCTCAGCTCTGTATCAGAAA CTGGTCTCTTCCCATGGTGATGTCCATTTGCCACCGTGACACTGGTATTGCCTTGAGTGCAGGGGT TGGGATCAGGAAAGGGCCTGACAGTTCCCCAGCTATACCAGTCAGGAGTGCTTGTCTTGGTTCTTACTGTGTTGTCCTCTGTAGGGCTGGCAGCCCTGTGAAGAGCCGAAGTTCCCAGCATCATCTTCCTACAAATTATTACACTGACCTGTCTTCCTGCTTGTCACTCCTGTCTTCAGCCAGGGCAAAGTTCTCCTGA